The Jannaschia sp. M317 DNA segment GATGGGGCGGCTGCGCTCTGGGGGACGGCGGATGCGATCTGGGACGCGCTGGGCGACGCCTCCGATGATGTGAACTGGTACACCAAACGCGCGACACTGTCGGGGGTATATTCGGCCACGGTTCTCTTTTGGCTGGGCGATCAGTCCGACGGCTACCGCGAAACGTGGTCCTTTCTCGACCGTCGCATCGACGATGTCATGCAGATCGAGAAGCTGAAAGCCCAGGTCCGCAAATCTCCCCTGCTTTCGCGGATGATGGCCGGGCCGAACCTGATCCTGGACAAGATCCGCGCGCCCGCTCGCCCGCCGCGCGGCGATCTGCCCGGTCTCTGGCGCGATCCGTCCTGACCGCGGGCGGGGCGCGGCGTGAACCCCGCCCTACAGGGCATCGTGCACCGGGAACGCGGCACCTAGCCCTCCTTCTTCGGCGCGTCTAATCTGTGCGCAACGCCAGCATCAGACGGGGGACAGATGGTCGATCTGCCGCATACCATGACCGCAATCGAGATCACCGCCCCCGGCGGCCCCGAGGTCCTGCGCCCCACCACGCGCCCCGTGCCGCACCCCGGACCGGGCGAGATCCTGATTGCCATCGACCATGCGGGCGTGAACCGGCCCGACGCCCTGCAACGGGCCGGAGCCTACGATCCGCCCAAGGGGGCCTCGGACCTGCCGGGGCTGGAATGCGCGGGCACTGTGGCGGCAACCGGATCGGGGGTCAGCCGCTGGGCCGCGGGCGACCGGGTCTGTGCCCTGCTGCCCGGCGGCGGCTATGCGGAATATGCCACGACGCCGGCCGACCATGCCCTGCGCCTGCCCGACGGGATGTCGATGGCGCAGGCGGCGGCATTGCCCGAAACCTTCTTCACGGTCTGGACCAATGTGTTCGACCGGGGCCGGTTGCGCGCGGGCGAGCGGTTTCTGGTCCACGGCGGCACCTCGGGCATCGGGACCACGGCGATACAGCTGGCGCGTGCACGCGGCGCACGCGTCTTTGCCACCGCTGGATCGCCGGAAAAGGTCGCGGCCTGCACCGCGCTCGGGGCCGAAGCGCTGAACTACCGCGACGAAGATTTCGTTGACCTCCTGCGCGCCGAGGGTGGGGCCGACGTCATCCTCGACATGGTCGGCGGCGACTACCTGCCCCGCAACCTCAAGGCGCTGGCCGAGGATGGCCGCCTCGTGCAGATCGCCTTCCTGACGGGGCCAAAGGTCGCGGTGAATTTTGCGCCCTTGATGATGCGCCGCCTGACGATCACCGGCTCGACCCTGCGGCCACAGTCGGACCTGGCCAAGGCCCGCATCGCAGAGGCGCTGCGCGCCGAGGTCTGGCCCCTGCTGGACGCGGGCACCATCGCACCCGTGATGGATCAAACCTTCCCGCTGGCCCAGGCCGCCGCCGCCCATGCCCGCATGGAAGCGGGCGACCACATCGGCAAGATCACCCTGAAGGTGCGCTGATCCCTTCCGACCCCTGGCCTCAAACACCTCAGGGAGCACGAGGGAGGAT contains these protein-coding regions:
- a CDS encoding COQ9 family protein, encoding MTDLKDRLIDAALPHVPFDGWSEATFRNAVTDAQLTPAQARIAFPRGAVDLAVAFHRRGDDRMRTALMAEDLSEIRFRDRIAHAVRLRLEIAEEHKEAVRRGVTLFALPIHAADGAAALWGTADAIWDALGDASDDVNWYTKRATLSGVYSATVLFWLGDQSDGYRETWSFLDRRIDDVMQIEKLKAQVRKSPLLSRMMAGPNLILDKIRAPARPPRGDLPGLWRDPS
- a CDS encoding NAD(P)H-quinone oxidoreductase, which translates into the protein MVDLPHTMTAIEITAPGGPEVLRPTTRPVPHPGPGEILIAIDHAGVNRPDALQRAGAYDPPKGASDLPGLECAGTVAATGSGVSRWAAGDRVCALLPGGGYAEYATTPADHALRLPDGMSMAQAAALPETFFTVWTNVFDRGRLRAGERFLVHGGTSGIGTTAIQLARARGARVFATAGSPEKVAACTALGAEALNYRDEDFVDLLRAEGGADVILDMVGGDYLPRNLKALAEDGRLVQIAFLTGPKVAVNFAPLMMRRLTITGSTLRPQSDLAKARIAEALRAEVWPLLDAGTIAPVMDQTFPLAQAAAAHARMEAGDHIGKITLKVR